The following is a genomic window from Nocardioides thalensis.
GGCGCTCGACCTGCACGTGATGAGCAAGCCCGACCTGACCCCGGTCACGGACGCCGACAAGGCGGTCGAGGAGAGCATCCGGCGCACCCTCTCGCGGGCCCGGAGCCGCGACGCCGTGACCGGCGAGGAGGAGGGCACCACCGGCCACTCGCAGCGCCGCTGGATCGTCGACCCCATCGACGGCACCAAGAACTTCGTGCGCGGCGTGCCCGTCTGGGCGACGCTGATCGCACTGGCGGTCGAGGACGAGGTCGTGCTCAGCGTGGTGTCCGCGCCCCTGCTCGGGCGCCGCTGGTGGGCCTCGGTCGGCCAGGGCACGTGGACCGGCAAGTCGCTGCTGAAGTCCACCCGGTGCGAGGTCTCCGACGTCCGCCGGCTCGAGGACGCCTCGCTGTCCTACGCGTCGCTGTCGGGCTGGGAGGACCGCGGCCTCGGCGAGGACTTCCTCGCGCTGATGCGCCGTTGCTGGCGCACCCGTGCGTACGGCGACTTCTGGTCCTACATGCTGGTGGCCGAGGGTGCCGTTGACCTGGCCGCGGAGCCCGAGCTCGAGGTCTACGACATGGCCGCGCTCGACATCATCGTCCGCGAGGCGGGCGGCCGGTTCACCTCGCTCGACGGCGCCGACGGCCCGTGGGGCGGCAACGCGCTCGCCTCCAACGGCCACCTCCACGAGGCCGCGCTCTCGTTCATCGGCTCGCTCCCGGACGGTGGCGACGACCCCGACTGGCCGTCCAGCGGACCGGGCACGGTGTCCGACCTGCGCGCCCACCGCCGTCCCACCGACGACTGAGATCCTGGCACCCGCCGGTCCGCTCGGAGTAACCTGCCTCACATGCGGATCGCAGACGTGCTGCAGGCCAAGGCCATCAAAGACGTGGTCACCATCGCGCCCGACGCCGGGGTCAAGGAGCTGATCGCCACCCTCGCCGACCACAACATCGGTGCGCTGATCGTGAGCGCCGACGGCACCTCCCTCGACGGCATCGTGAGCGAGCGCGACGTGGTGCGGCACCTCCACCACGACGGCACCGTCATCAACAACACGGTCGGCGCGATCATGACCGACGTCGTGAAGACCTGCTCGCCCGACGACTCGCTCGACGAGGTGATGCACGTGATGACGCAGGGCCGGTTTCGGCACATCCCCGTGTGCGACGCCGACGACGCGCTCGTCGGCATCGTCAGCATCGGCGACCTGGTGAAGCACAAGATCGACCAGCTGCAGTTCGAGCGCGACCAGCTCGACTCCTACGTGCACCAGATGTGATCTGCACAGAACCTCCACAGGTCGCGCCCCGAATCCGCAGGAGACCGCTCCTACGCTGCTGACATGAGCAGCAGCCGCCGGGTCCTCGTCGTCGAGGACGAGCCGGTCATCAACAAGATGGTGGCCGACCGGCTGACCGCGGAGGGCTACGACGTCCGCACGGCGTACGACGGACCGGGCGCGGTCGCCGCGTTCGGCGAGCACTCCCCCGACCTGGTGGTGCTCGACGTGATGCTGCCCGGTTTCGACGGGCACGAGGTGTGCCGCAGGATCCAGGCCGAGCGCCCGGTGCCGGTGCTGATGCTGACCGCCCGCACCGAGGAGACCGACATCCTCGTCGGGCTCGGGGTCGGCGCCGACGACTACCTGACCAAGCCGTTCCGGATGCGCGAGCTGGTCGCCCGTGTCGCCGCCCTGCTCCGGCGGGTCGACCGTGCCGCCGAGCTCAACGGCAGGCGGCCGCTCGACGTCGCCGGCCTGCGCATCGACGCCGCGGCCCGGCGGGTCTGGGTCGACGACGACGAGGTGCGGCTGACCCCCACCGAGTTCGACCTGCTCGCGTGCCTGGCCGAGGCGCCGGGCACGGTCGTCACCCGCGAGCGGCTGCTCGCCGACGTCTGGGGCTGGCCGGGCGGTTCGGGCACCCGCACCGTCGACAGCCACGTGAAGGGCCTGCGCGCGAAGATCGGGGCCGACCGCGTCCGCACGGTCCACGGCGTCGGCTACGCCCTCGAGCCCGGGACCGGACCGTGACGACGAGGCCGCTCGCCGCCGTCCGCTCCCTGAAGGTCAAGCTCGGGCTGCTCGTCGCGGCGAGCACCACCGTCGCCGCGATCGTCGCGCTCGCCGGCCGGTCCGCGGGCGCGTCGGTGTGGCTGACGCTCCCGGTCACCCTCGCGCTGGCGCTCGCGGTCACGCAGCTGCTGGCGCTCGGGATGACCGCCCCGCTGCGCGAGATGACCGCAGCCGCCCGGCGGATGGCGCAGGGCGACTACGACGTGCGGATCACGCCGACGTCGCGGGACGAGGTCGGGGAGCTGACCCGGGCGTTCACGACGATGTCCCGCGACCTCGCGACCGTCGACGCGCAGCGGCGCGAGCTCGTCGCGACCGTCAGCCACGAGCTGCGCACGCCGCTCGCGGCCCAGCGTGCGGTGCTGGAGAACCTCGCCGACGGCATCGGCGGCGCCGACGGCCTCGACCTCGCCGTGCGGCAGGCGGAGCGGCTCTCGCAGCTCGTCGAGGACCTCCTCGACCTCGCCCGGGTCGACGCCGGCAAGGCCCCGCTCGCGACGTCCGACGTCGCGCTGGCGGGCTTCCTCGCCGACGTCGTCGCCGACGCCGAGGCGACCGGTCGCGACGTGCGCTACGACCTCGACGTCGAGCCGGGCCTCGTGGTGAGCGCCGACCCCGGCCGGCTCCACCAGCTGGTCGCCAACCTGCTCGACAACGCCTCTCGGCACAGCCCTGCCGGCGGCACTGTCACCGTGCGTGCCCTGCGTGAGCCCGGCGGCGCGAACCACTACGTGCTCGAGGTCGCCGACCAGGGCGAGGGCATAGCACCGGCCGACCGCGAGCGGGTCTTCGAGCGGTTCGGCACCGTCGGCGCGACCGACGGCGGCGGCACCGGGCTCGGCCTGGCCATCGCCCGGTGGGTGACCGACCTGCACGGCGGCTCGATCAGCTTCGTCGACCCGGCGCCCGGCGCGACCGGCGCGCGCGCCCGCGTCGTGCTGCCCCTCACGCCACCCGTCCGCCCCGCCCCGAAGGAGGCACCCGTGACCACGACCGTGCCCGAGGGACCGGCGACGGCGATCCGGCCGTCCCCGCCCGCTCCCCCGATCTCCGACGACCTGTTCGGCGGCTTCTGGCCCGACGGCACCCCGGGCCGGCTCTCGCTCCTCGCCGGCTCGCTCGGCGTCGGCCTGCTGGCGGCGATCGTGCTGCCCGAGCGCAACGTCGGCCTCGGCTGGACGCTGCTGGTCCTCGCCGCGGGCGCCGTCGTGCTCGGCGCGGCGCGCGACCGCCGTGATCCGTTCACGCTGGCGTGTGCCGGGCTGTGCGGGCTGCTCGCGCTGGTGCCGGTGGTCCGCGCGGCGGAGTGGCTCACCCCGCTGTCGCTGCTCGCCGGCGGGACCCTCATGGTCGCCGGCGTCACCCGCGGCCGCACCCTCCCCGGGTTCGTCGTGGCCGGGCTGTCCTGGCCGCTGGCCGGCCTCCGCGGGCTGCCCTGGCTCGGGCGCACGCTCGCCCTGCTCACGGGTCTCGGCCACGGTGCCGCGCTGCTGCGCACCGTGGTCCTGTCGGTGGTCGGCCTGCTGGTCTTCGGCCTCCTCTTCGCCTCGGCCGACGCGCTGTTCGCGGAGTGGGCGGGCGCGCTCGTGCCCGACGCTGACCTCGACTCCTTCGTGCTGCGCGCGTTCATCACGATCGCGGTCGGCGGCGTGGTGCTCGCGGCGGCGTACCTCGCCCTGAACCCGCCGCGCGTCGACCGCGCGCCGGGTGAGCCACGGCCGGTCGCGCACCGCTTCGAGTGGCTGGCGCCGGTGGTGGTCGTCGACCTGGTGTTCGCGGCGTTCCTCATCGCCCAGGCGGCGGTGATCTTCGGCGGCCACGACTACCTCGAGCGCACCACCGGGCTGACGTACGCCGACTACGTGCACCAGGGCTTCGGCCAGCTCACGATCGCGACGGCCCTCACCCTGCTGGTGGTGTGGTCGGCCGCTCGCAAGGCACCGCGGGCGACGTACGCCGACCGCGCCTGGTTGCGGGCGGCGCTCGGCGTGCTGTGCGCCCAGACCCTCGTCGTGGTGGCGTCCGCGCTCCACCGGATGCACGTCTACCAGGAGGCCTACGGCTTCACCGAGCTCCGGCTCCTGGTCGACGTCTTCGAGGGCTGGCTCGGCCTGCTCGTCCTGGCCGTCGCCGTCGCCGGCTGGCGGCTGCGGGCGACGTGGCTGCCACGCTTCGCGCTGATCTCCGGCGCCGTCGCGTTCCTCGGCGTCGTCGCGCTCAACCCGGAGGCGTGGGTGGCCGAGCGCAACCTCGACCGCTACGCGGAGACCGGCAAGATCGACACCGGCTACCTCAACGGGCTCTCCGACGACGCGGTCCCGGCGCTCGTCGACGCACCCGAGGAGATCCGCGACTGCCTGCTCGTGGGCCGCACCGAGGCCGACGAGGACTGGCTGGAATGGAACCTCGGCCGGGCCCTGGCCGCCGAGCACCTCGGCGTCGAGCCGTGGCCGGGCGAGGAGCTGGCCTGCCCGGCCCCGTCATAGGCTGCGGGCATGGCTGAGAAACCAGAGATCGACTTCGTCGACCCCACCCCGCCCACCGACCTCGTGGTCACCGACGTCACCGTCGGCGACGGCGCGGAGGCGACCGCCGGCAGCACTGTCTCGGTGCACTACGTCGGCGTCGCCCACTCGACGGGCGAGGAGTTCGACGCGTCCTACAACCGCGGCGCCCCGCTCAAGTTCCAGCTCGGCGTCGGCCAGGTCATCTCCGGCTGGGACCAGGGCGTGCAGGGCATGAAGGTCGGCGGCCGCCGCCAGCTCGTGATCCCGCCCCACCTGGGCTACGGCGACCGCGGCGCCGGCGGTGTCATCAAGGGCGGCGAGACCCTCATCTTCGTGGTGGACCTGCTCGGAGTCAGCTAGTCACCAGGGCAGGTCGTCGGGTACGTCGCCATGCGCGACCCGGGCGGCCTGCCCGGCCAGTTCCACCACGTCGCCCTCGCGGAGCTGGCGCCCCCGGCGGGTCTCGACCTCGCCGTTGACTCGGACCATCCCGGACTGGATGAGCGGCTTGGCCTCCGAGCCGGTCTCGATCAGGTTGGCGAGCTTGAGGAACTGACCCAGGCGGATCACGTCGTCGCTGATCGGGACGTCCACGGGCTCGGGCATGGCCCCAGCCTATTCAGTGGATCAGCACCGAGATCGCGTGGATGAGCACGCCGACGAGGCCGCCGACGATGGTGCCGTTGATCCGGATGAACTGGAGGTCGCGGCCGACGTGCAGCTCGATCCGGCGTGCGGCCTCCTTGCCGTCCCAGCGCTCGATCGTGTGCGTGATCACCGCGGTGACCTCGGCGCCGTAGCGGTCGACGGCGAAGACGGCCGCGTCCGCCGCGGCCTTGTCGAGCCGCGCCCGCAGCGCGGCGTCGGTCTGGAGCCGCGCGGTGGCGGCCTCGACCTCGACCATCAGCCGCCGGTGGACCGCCCCCTGCGGGTCGGAGAGCGACCCCTCGAGCGCGCGCCGCAGCGCGTTCCAGAGCGTGATCGCGGTGTTGATGACGGCGGGGTGGTCGAGGAGCCGCTCCTTGAGCCGCTCGGCCCGCTCCTGCGTCGGCCCGTTGGACAGCAGGTCGTCGGACAGCTTGTGCAGCATCGAGTCGAGCGCCTTGCGGGCGCGGTGGTGCGGGTCGACACGGATCTCGCCGACCCACCGCACCATCTCGATGTGCGCCTTGTTGATGACGTACTCGTTGACGCTCTGCGGCGCCCACCACGGCGCCCGCTCCCCCAGCACCTCGTGCACGGTCTCGGGGTTGGCGATCAGCCAGCCGTGCAGTTCCTCCAGCGTCAGGTCGACCAGGCCGTGGTGGAGGTCGTCGGCCAGCGCCTCGGCCAGCATCCCGCCCAGCAGCGGGGCGATCGGCTCCTCGCGGAAGCGGGGCACCAGCGCGTCGGTGACGAGGGAGGCGATGTGGTCCTCGCGCACCTTCCCGAGCGCGAGCGCGGCGATGTCGGCGACCTCGTCGACGACCCGCTGCGCGTTCGCGGGTACGGCGAGCCAGCCGGCGACCCGCGAGGAGATGCCGACCGCGTCGATGCGTTCGCGGATGATGTCCTCCTGGAGGAAGTTCTCGCCGACGAACTCCTCCAGGCCCCTGCCCAGGTCGTCCTTGCGCTTGGGGATCAGGGCCGTGTGCGGGATGGGCAGCCCCAGCGGGTGCTTGAACAGCGCCGTCACCGCGAACCAGTCCGCGATGGCGCCCACCATCGACGCCTCCGCGCCGGCGTTGACGAAGCCGAGCCACCCGTCGGTCCCGAGCGTCGCGACGTAGACCGCGGCGGCGAACAGCAGCAGCGACACCGCGACCGTGCGCATGCGCCGCAGGGCGCTGCGCCGTACGGCGTCGGCGGCGGTCTCCGTCGCCTGCATGAACCCGGTCATGTCCCCATCCTTGCCTAACGGCGGGCGCGTGCATGAGAGGATGCCCGCCATGTCCAGCGGCCGTACCGTCATCACGTTCGGGACGTTCGACGTCTTCCACGTCGGTCACCTGCGAGTGATCGAGCGTGCTGCCGAGCTCGGCGACCGGCTCGTCGTCGGCGTGTCCGCCGACGCCCTCAACGTCCGCAAGAAGGGCCGCGAGCCGGTGTTCAGCGAGGGCGAGCGGCTGGCCATCGTCGCCGCGCTCAAGCCCGTCGACGAGGTGTTCCTCGAGGAGAGCCTGGAGCTCAAGCGCGACTACATCGAGCGGTTCGCCGCCGACGTGCTCGTCATGGGAGATGACTGGAAAGGGCGTTTCGATGAGCTGTCGGACGCCTGCGAGGTGGTCTACTTGCCCCGCACCCCGGCGATCTCGACGACGGCGCTGATCGAGAAGATCTCGACCATCTCCTGACCAGCAGGTCCCCGGGCGGTCCCTTCCCCGACCCGCTTGGAGCTGTCATGCGCGCAATCGGCCGCGCCACCTCGGCCGCCGTCGCGCTGCTGGCGCTCCTCGTCGGTACGGCGGCCGCGCCCCCCGCGGGCGCCGAGCCACCGCGGCCGCGAGCCGACCACCGCGGCACGGGCGATCCCGCGGACGCCGTCAACGAGGCAGCGAGGATCCTGACGGCCGAGACCGAGGAGAGCGGCCCCGGTCACGGCGGCCACCACGCCGAGCTCACGCTCGCGATGCGCGACCTGTTCCTCGCGCGCCCCGAGCTCGGGTTCTTCGACTCCGTGCGCGCGGACCTGCTGCTCGCACGCCCCACGGACGGCGAGCGCGACACCGGCGGCGACGGCTACCAGGGCGAGTCCGACCGCCGGTGCGGCCGACGGATCTGCGTCCACTACGCCCGGCGCGGCGTCGACGCCCCCTCCGGCGACCGTTGGGTGGGCCGGACCCTGCGCACCCTGTCGGCCGTGTGGTCCTACGAGGTCGGCACCCTCGGCCTGCGCCCGCCGCCGTCCGACGGCCGCAAGGGCGGCGACGGCCGGTTCGACGTCTACCTCGCCGAGCTCGGCGCGCGCGGCCTGTTCGGCTACTGCACGCCCGAGCGGCGCGTGCCCGGCGAGCGGTTCGCCGCGTCGGGCTACTGCGTGCTCGACGACGACTTCTCGCGCGAGCAGTACGGCGCCGCACCGCGCGCGAGCCTGCGCGTGACCGCCGCGCACGAGTTCTTCCACGCGATCCAGTTCGGCTACGACTTCCGCGAGGACCCGTGGCTGCTCGAGTCGACCGCGACCTGGATCGAGGAGCGCTTCGCGGACCGCGCCGACGACAACCGCCGCTACCTGCGCTACGGCTCGGTCCGCCGGCCCGGCGCGTCGCTCGACCACTTCTCCAACAACAGCTACGCCCACTACGGCAACTGGGCGTTCTGGGAGTACCTCAGCACCCGGTTCGGCCCCGGCGTCGTGCCCCGGGTGTGGCGGCGCGCCGACGCCCGCGGCACCGCGCCCGACGACTACTCCGTCGAGGCGCTCGCGCGGGTGCTCCGCGACCACGGCGGGCTCCGCGACGTGCTGGCGTCGTACGCCGCCACGAACCTCGACCCGGCGACGCGCTACGCCGAGGGCGACCGCTGGCCGCACGCCGCCGTGGCGGCCCGGCTCAGGCTCGCGCCCGGCGACGACCGCACCCGCAGCCTCGAGATCGACCATCTCGCGGCGGCCCACGTCGTCGTACGGCCGACCCGGGACGCACCGCAACGGCGCGCCGTGCTGGAGATCTCCGTTGCGGGCCCGCCGCGGCGGACGGCTCCCGCTGCGCTGGTGACCGTACGGCGCCGCGACGGATCCGTCACCCGACACCCCATGACGCTCGGCCCGCGCGGCGACGGCCGCGTCCGGGTCCCGTTCGGCCGCGCGCGGGTGACGTCGGTGGTCGTCACCGCCGTCAACGCCTCGCGCCGCTACCGCTGCCAGCGGCACACGCTGTTCGCGTGCGCGGGCACGCCGGTCGACCAGGACCAGCGCTTCCGGATCAGCGCGCGCGTCAGTCGCTCGTAGCGAGAAAATGGACGGGTGGCGGAACCCCCCAGCCACCGCCACCCGTCCTCAGGCCGCATTTTCGACGGGACCCGAGTGATCGCCTGGCACGTGGCCTTGTCCCGATAACGATACTCCAGCGCGGAGGTTCCGGACCTTTCGGTGAACCTGTGTCGCGGAAGGAAAGAACCCGCGGATCAGGCGGGCTCAGCCCCAGCGCAGCGTGGCCGCCACGGGCTCCTCGAGCACGTCACGCGGGAGCACGGTGAGCCCGGCGTCGGTCATCGCGGCCGCGGCGACGAGCACCTGGTCGGCCGGCAACGGTCCGGCGCCCGCCGCGCTCTCGGGCAGCGTGAGGCCGGGGTGGTCGGCGGCGTCGATCGCCTTCTCGTGAGCGGTCGCGAGGTCGATCGCCAGCGTGTCCACGCCACCCTGGACGAACGCGTCGACCACCGGGTCGACGCCGAGCGCCGCACCCTCGCCGACGGCCTTTCCCCGGGCGAGCGTCTGGAGCAGGTCCTCGGTGTCGCGAGCCTCGTAGGCGTCGAGCACCCGCTGGACGTCGGCCCACAGGGCGTCCTCGTCGACGCCGGCGGCGCGCCCGCCGCTCTCGACGACCTCGACGTCGACCTGGGGCACCTCGCCGATGATCTCGACCAGGTCGGTCCGGGCCCGGACGTCACCGCAGACGATGACGACGCGCGGCTGATAGCTCGTCGCGAGCTCGCGCAGCTGACCGGCGACGAGCTCGGCGTTGGCCTGCCAGTTGTTCTCGGCGCGCTGCTGGTACTTCTTCTGCATCCAGTCGCCCTCGGGCAGCTTCCGGATGTCCATGGTCTCGCCGTCGACCGAGGTCGCCTCGGCGACCCCCCGGCCCCGCGCGACGTAGACCTCCAGGTCGGCGCCCGCGCGGTCGGCGCGGACCAGCACGAACGGGAACTCGCCGTCGACCATGCCGAGCCAGCCGGCGAGGTCGGGCAGCGGGCCGACGCTCACCCCCTCCGGCCACCAGGAGCTCCCGGCGCGCGCGTCGTCGAGCACCACGCCCTCCGGCGTGGCGACGATCGTGCGCCGCACCTCCCCGGGCAGGTGGGTCGGCTCGTGCAGGCGCTCGCCGATCTCGTCGATCACCGCCGGGGCGATGCCGTGCCGCTCGAGCTCGTGGCGGCTGGTCGTCCACCGCGCGTCGAGCTGCTGCCGGGCGTCCTCGGTCGCGCGACTCACGTCGAGGTGGACCGAGACGTAGGGACCGGGGCGATCGAGGACTGTCCTTACCTGGTCGAGCTGCATAACGGTGCCGTACCCGCGGGGGTTTGCCGCATACGGCAGGCTGGCCGCATGACGACGGCCCCCACCTACGAGCTCAACGACGGACGCCCGATCCCGGCCCTGGGGTTCGGCACCTACCCCCTCCGCGACGACGAGGCCGTTGTGGCCGTCGCGAGCGCGATCGACGCGGGCTACCGGCTGATCGACACCGCCGTGAACTACGGCAACGAGGAGGCGGTCGGCCGCGGGCTCCGGGAGTCGGGCGTCCCGCGCGACGAGCTGTTCGTCACCAGCAAGCTGCCGGGCCGCCACCACGCCTACGACGACGCGATCGCCTCGACCGAGGAGTCGCTCGAGCGGCTGGGGCTCGACTACCTCGACCTGCACCTCATCCACTGGCCCAACCCGAGCGTCGGCAAGTACGGCGAGGCGTGGCGCGCGCTGGTCGAGCTTCGCGAGCGCGGCCTGGTGCGCTCGGTGGGGGTCTCCAACTTCACCCGGGCGCACCTCGAGCGCATCATCGACGAGACCGGCGTGACGCCGGCGGTCAACCAGGTCGAGCTGCACCCCTACTTCCCGCAGCCGGAGATGCGCGCCGCCCACGAGGAGCTCGGGATCCGCACCGAGGCGTGGAGCCCGCTCGGCAAGCGGCAGGCGCCGTACGCCGAGCCGGTGGTGACCGCCGCGGCGGAGCGCCTCGGCGTCACGCCGGCGCAGGTGGTCCTGAGGTGGCACGTCGAGCTCGGGTCGATCGCGATCCCCAAGTCGGGCACGCCGTCACGGCAGCGCGAGAACCTCGACGTGTTCTCGTTCGAGCTGACCCAGGACGAGGTCGCCGCGATCGCCGCGCTCGGGCGGCCGGACGGGCGGCTGTTCGGGGGCGACCCCGACACCCACGAGGAGATGTAGGACGATCGCGCCGGTCAGTCGACGAGCGGGCGCAGGGTGACCGCGCCGGGACCGAACGACTCGACGGCGGAGTCGGCGCAGATCTCGCACTTGGTGCGCAGCGCGGTGGCGCCGGTGTCGGTCAGCGCGCCGGAGTAGGTGACCCGCCAGACCGCGGGCTCGGAGCAGGCGGTGCTCCCGGCCAGCTCGCGGTCCTCGATGCGGACGCCGTCGGCGTCCTCGACCAGGTAGGACTGGCAGGCGACGTTGACGCGCGCCGGCGCCGTCGTGGTCCTCGTCTCGAGGATCACGGCTGTGGGATCGCCGTGCCGTAGGTCCATGTCAGTCCACCTCGCCGCTCAGATACCCCGTCGGGGCGAGATCAATCCTTCGCTGATCACGTCGCGCCCGCATACCCCCGATCGGTCATTTACCCACCCTCCTTAGGGACTGCCCGGGGCGGACCGTCAGGCGCAGCCGTCGGGGTCGGCGGTGGCCTCGTCCGGGTCGACCTTCAGGCAGCTGGTGTCGACCGCCTCGAACGCGGAGGCGGGGATCGTCTTGAGGTCGTCGAGCAGCGCGCCGGGCCAGCTGCGGTTGCGCTCCCCCTGGAAGAACCAGGGGCTGCCGTTGTCGGCCAGGACCAGGCCGTAGGTCTGCAGGGCCTCGACCACCCTGCGCGCAGCCGCGCCCAGGTCGCTCGCGTCGTAGTCGGGGTCGAGCCGGAACCGGGCGCCCATGGGCGGCCAGGCGAGCGACTTCGTGCCGGCCTCGTGGCGAGCGGGCCAGAGGTAGTGCTCGGCCGTGACGTCGGTGGTGAACCGGATCGCGTGGTCGATGGTGTCGTTCTTGACCTCCGACCAGCGCAGCAGCCCGGGCAGGATCGGCAGGCCGGCCGCGTCGGCGGAGGTCCAGCCGTCGGGGCGCAGCGCGTTGGAGTCGAGGTCGAACACCGCGCCCGACCCGGCGTACCACCGGCCGTCCCTCTTCCGCGTCGCCCAGGTCTCGTAGAGCCGGCAGCGGCCGCGGTCGACGACGATGGCGTGGCGGTCGCCGCCGCCCTCGATCCGGGTGTCCCTGCCCAGCGGGTAGCGCACCCGGTCGCTCTCGTCGGCGTAGCGGAACCGGACCCGGACCTTGCGGTGGTCGCGGCCCACGACGGTGATCGGGATGCCGTAGCGGCGGCCGCCGAAGTCGGGGTGCAGGTCGACGTCGGTCGACATGTGCGAGAGCCAGTCGGCGCTGCGGTCGTGCACGGGGAGCGAGCTGACGTCGGCGTGCCACCAGTTGTCGTCGGGGAAGACGTCGCACCCCGCCAGCGGAGCGGACCGTACGGCCACCGCGTCCTCCGCGCCCTGACCGGGCGTCGTCGTCGCGGCGCACGCCACCGTAAGCCCGCAGCCGAGCAGGAGGCCGATCCCTCGTCGCACGCTGTCGACGATAAGCGGATCGGCTCAGGCGAACCAGCCGCTGGGCGTGAGCTCGGCGCCCATCCGCGGCACGTACTGGTCGAAGTAGATGCGCGCGATCAGCTCGCGCCGCGACCGCACCGCCGCCTTCTCGAAGACCGACTTCAGGTGGTCCTGGACCGTGTAGGCGGACAGGTGGAGCGACGCCGCGATCTCCTTGGTGTCGACGCCCTGGAGCACCAGCTGGGTCACGTCGCGCTCCCGCGGCGTGAGCCCGAACGCGGCGACGACCAGCGCGACGATCTCCGGCGGCCGGGCCTCCTCGATCGTCACCACGACCTCACCCTGGCGGTCGCCGAACGACGTCAGCGGGCCGGCGTGGATGACCAGCCACATGCCGCTCCGGGTCCGCACCCGGGAGCGCGGTGGGATCGTGGTCTCGCCGCGGGCGTAGCGGCGCGCGGCGCCGACCAGCGCCGAGACCGGGCTGAGCGCGTCGCAGTGGGTGTCGCCGAGGGACAGCTCGGCGAGCCGCTCCTCGGCGCCCAGGCTCATCT
Proteins encoded in this region:
- a CDS encoding Vms1/Ankzf1 family peptidyl-tRNA hydrolase; the encoded protein is MQLDQVRTVLDRPGPYVSVHLDVSRATEDARQQLDARWTTSRHELERHGIAPAVIDEIGERLHEPTHLPGEVRRTIVATPEGVVLDDARAGSSWWPEGVSVGPLPDLAGWLGMVDGEFPFVLVRADRAGADLEVYVARGRGVAEATSVDGETMDIRKLPEGDWMQKKYQQRAENNWQANAELVAGQLRELATSYQPRVVIVCGDVRARTDLVEIIGEVPQVDVEVVESGGRAAGVDEDALWADVQRVLDAYEARDTEDLLQTLARGKAVGEGAALGVDPVVDAFVQGGVDTLAIDLATAHEKAIDAADHPGLTLPESAAGAGPLPADQVLVAAAAMTDAGLTVLPRDVLEEPVAATLRWG
- a CDS encoding aldo/keto reductase; the protein is MTTAPTYELNDGRPIPALGFGTYPLRDDEAVVAVASAIDAGYRLIDTAVNYGNEEAVGRGLRESGVPRDELFVTSKLPGRHHAYDDAIASTEESLERLGLDYLDLHLIHWPNPSVGKYGEAWRALVELRERGLVRSVGVSNFTRAHLERIIDETGVTPAVNQVELHPYFPQPEMRAAHEELGIRTEAWSPLGKRQAPYAEPVVTAAAERLGVTPAQVVLRWHVELGSIAIPKSGTPSRQRENLDVFSFELTQDEVAAIAALGRPDGRLFGGDPDTHEEM